The Phalacrocorax aristotelis unplaced genomic scaffold, bGulAri2.1 scaffold_318, whole genome shotgun sequence genomic sequence gggcggcggggggctcaCACCCTTCCCCAGTGCCACCGGAGGGGGGATTTCCTCCTCGTcgatcttttttcccttcttgacGGAGACCAGCATGTTCTCCAGCATCTGGAAGGAACAGGCACAGGGTAAAACTCGCTGTCGCCCCGATATTCCTCCACCCCCGTGGAAAGAGAAGCCTCAGAGGCTGCTGGGACAGCAGCGAAGGCGCCAGAGGTAGGAAAAACCCAACGTCCTGCCTAAAAGCAGCGCCCAGACTTGGGCTGGAGGTCGGGGGTTGCTCATCCACGGGGGATCCGGCCCCAGGCTCTACAAACTCCTCATTTTTCCATGCAAAATGCCCTTGGGCcgcctcctctcccagcctgtgaGAGGCGGCTGCCCTGGTCTGCCGGCGGCCCAAACCCGCGGGAAGGGCGAGCTCTGCCCCCGAGAGAGCGGCGCCACCCTCGGGCTCTCCTCAGGGAGCCTCGGGGGCCCCAAAAAAGGCTCTTAACGGTGGGGGACTGAGACCTCCCCCGAGTCAGAGCCCAGGGGCGACGTGTGATCCCGCCTCAGGGCTCAGGGAGGGCTCTGCGCCAGAACGGGGCGGGCAGGAAAGGCCTGAGCGTGGCAGAAGGGGCTTAACCAGGGTGGGAAAtgggcaggagggaaaaaacacaactcaaaaattaaaaaaaaaaaaaatataataaaccTAAAACTGTTCAAAGGTCTTTAAAAAACTGTGAGGAATTGGGACCTTGAGGTTGTTTTAGACGTTTGGCCGGAGCCGGCTGCGCTCCACGAGGTCTCAGAGGTAATTACAGCGCAGCGGCTGCGCCCGCCTCGGGTGTACGTTATCGCCCACAATTAAGCACTGAAATCGAGGCGGCCCCGTTTTCCCAAGAACTCCACTTAATTCCTGCGCGAAGCCGGCCGGGCTCCCAGCGCCAGGGAGAGGCCGGAGCTCGGCCGCAAGCGCAAAACCCGCCACGTTCGGAAACGCCGGCCGAGCTCAGACCGAACGGTTTCACTTAATTAAAGACTCGAGGAAGGCGAGGGCGCCGCGTCAGAGCCCCGAGCCCCCGGCGCGTGACCCCGGCTCACCTTGAGGCCCCTCTCGTAGCGCCGCACCCGGGAGCCgtccccagcctgcctggcGCTGGCGATGGCTGTCCGGTACATCGCCACCCGCTCCGCCAGCGTGGACTCGATGCCGCCGGGCTCCGGAGGCGCCTCCGGCACCTGCAGCCGCCCCGAGGAGAAGCTTTGGGATCGGCCCAGCGAGAgccgggctccccccgccgccgatATCCGCTCGGGTCGGCGGCTCAGAGCGGAGCCGGCTCCGACCGGGGCTGGTGTGGCCGCCCTCCCCCATCGGCTCCGTGGTTTCACAGCCTCTGCGGGCACaaggagcagccccagggagcagcGGGAGAGCCCCGGCAGCTCCCAGCGAACAGGGGTTGCCTGagaagggctgaaaaagggatCGTCGGACACTTAGTCCTCATCGATTCCGATAAATTTGCTAAGTGCTGTCTCCACGCTCGCATTTTCCAGGCGAGGACGCGGCAGAGGGaacccagctcctgccctgacCCCAGGAAAGCCTTTCGCCTCTCCGGGGAGCGGCTCTGCCTGACAGGGTCACGTTTTCTCAtcagggaaacaaacaaaatgacaCAAAAGTCTAAAAAAGGGTCGGTTCCGGCGCTGCTGCCGCAGAAGCGGAGCCGAATGCACATCGTACCTTGGCGGGAGGCGCCGGCGTGTCCCCGCTCCCTTCCTCTTCGCCCAACACCTCCTGCAGCTCGGCCTGCGAAGCGCCAGGAGGTTCATCAGCACCGATCCGGGGCCAAAAAGCCCTTTTTTGGGACAAGATGATCCTGAGGGCTCAAACCCCTTCTCACCATGAGATCGTCCTCGTCCTCCAGCTCTTCGTCAtcatccccctcctcctcctcatccttcATGCACAGGGCGGCCATCCTCTCAATCGCCTCCAttggcagaggggctggaggagaagcagcacgagggttttttttggggcCACGTACCTGGTTTTTGATGGTTTAAGCCCGCGGGCAGGGGAGCGCGGCCAGGGCGGGGCAGGAACCACCCGAGAGGAGCCATTTGCTCCACAGTGTGTGACAAATTATCCCAGCCGCGGTCGGCAGCGCTCACTTTTCCCCTTGGGCCTCTCCCCTGGCGCGGCTCGGCCTCCCACCAGCgccagcagctcagcctccAGTTCGGCGGCATCGTCCCCGGCGTCGTCCCCCGCCGGCCCCTCCGGAGAGAGGTCCACCAGCAAACCCATCtgcggggagggaaggggggccGGCGCTGAGGGCAGGATGCTAATGATGCCTCATTAGGGCAAGGGGATCCCCGGGATCCGcctgagggcaggaggggatcgATGCAGATCCACCGGGGCGGAATCCGGTGCATCCTGTGGTTCGGGGCTGAGCCCCCGGTGCCCCGAGCACCGCCCCCACGGCGATCCGCGAGGcaaataaaaccatttaaaCTAATTAAAGTGCTTAAATAAAGGCGGCGGACAGTGAGGATACGCCCGGCTCAGCCATGCAAACCCTGTAACCGGAACAACCGGCATCGCTGCCGGCGCCTGCTCAACCGAAGCGTGGCCTGGCACAACCAGCAGCCCGCACAGGAGGCGCGGTGACGGCACGGTGACGGCGCCAGCCGGGGTTTGCCTCCGCCCGCCGAAGGGTGTTTACGGCACCGACCTTTCCCCGGTGCCGTGGGCACACGCGGCGGTCCGAGGGTGCCGGCACCGGGCGCCGTGCCGTACCTGCCTGGCGATGGCGGCGCCACGGCCCGGCTGCAGGGGCGGCCTCCGGGCTCTGCTCATGACTCCGTTCCTCACCGGGGCGAgctggggaggcgggggggagTGGTGGGTGAGGGGTCCCAGCGCCTCCGGAGAGCCCGGACGGAgcctccccaccccccgcccaGCCGCCCCCCCTCAGCTGTCAGCAAAACCGCACAATagccccctcccgccccacAGTCTGGGGCGCTGCCCCCCCCACGCCAGCCCTTTCCCTACCacctgcccccccccagcccccctcaaAGCCCCTACCCCCTCCACCCTCCCTTACGGCCCCATTCCCACCTTCCACAAAGCCCCATTTCCCCCCAACCCCCCGTTCCTCCcccacaaagcctcatttccccccccagccccccccaagACGCCATTCCTCCCCCCCACAGCTCCCCAGAAGGATCCGTTCCCCTCCCACGGCCACCCCCAAGGCCCCGttcccacccccagcccctgcaccccccccaggccccagcccttccaacccccagccggccccgccccccTAAACGACCCCTAGCACCctcccccccgctccccgcagcccccccgaCCCCTCAGCCCCCTCGACCCGGTACCGGAGACCCTCCCCCGAGCCCCGCCGACCTTCATCACCActcacttcctcctcctcccaccgcTGTCAACAACACGCCGCGCTTTACGGCGCCGCTGTCGCAAAAGCCGACGTCGTTGTCGTCTTTCGCTTGACGGCGCCCGGGAAGACTACAACTCCCAGCGAGCACCGCGCAGCGCATGCGCACAGGGGGAGGCGAGGCCAACGCAGCGCATGCGTACAAGGGGCTGCGGAAAGGGCGGGAAAAGTGTGAGGTGAGAGGGGGAAGATGGCGCCTCCCCTCGGGGCTCGACGTGGGTCGGGGGGTGAAAACGGTTGATATTCCACCTTTTTCACCTCAgaatttttgggttttgttccttACACTGCGGTCATGGTGCTGGGGTAGCGTCTGGGGTGGTGCTGGGCCCCCAGGGGAGGCAAATGGCTGTCGGCGAGGCCCAAAGGTGGGCTCAGCCCTGAGGGTGAATTGTGTCTTAAGGAGAAGCTGCTTGTTACACCCCATTCTGTTCTCCTCAGGCAGGCAAGCGGTGGGATGGGCAAGCGGAAGAACGAGCAGGCACCAGGTAATGGCAGGAGGGGATAGTGGTGGTGATGGGATGGTGGTGGTGAGGGGATGGCGTCCCCTTCCCTGTGAGGCAGTGGCTGCCAAGGACCCCAACCAACCCATCCTGTATTTTGGGGGGTAACTCGCCCTGTAGTTACCCCCGTCTCCCACTGCCCCCACtccccagtcctcccagtgcccccagttcCCACTGCCCCCCAAGTCCAGTTACCTCCTGTCTCCCACTGACAGGGGTCTCACCCTTTATGTTTACTTTTTGATAGCCAAGAAGCACTTCTAAAACCGCCGggctttttaattattacaaaCCAGCTAAACTGCAAAAATGCCCCAATTTGTAAGCAAAATGACACCCAGCGTTCACCTTTTCTGTGCCTCTCTCATCAAATCCCCTCCACACCGCGCAATGCCTGGGCGCCTTCCCCAAACATCCCCTCAGCTTGCCACCAACTATGTGGAAGAcgtgggttgttttggggataaaacacaaaaccaagcGATTTCCCACTGGGGGGAGGGAGTGGCGCCCACAGAGCTGCGGCAGAGCCCCTCATGCTGCGACCCTGTTTCTTGGcactggggaggagaaggcaaaAAGCCCTAAAAGTAATTCTTTTTCCCTCGGTTCAAGCACTagaggaagggggtggggggtggtttTCTAGGATTTAGTAACAAAAAGTGAAGCAAAACCTCCACAAAGTTGTTCTCCCTGTTTGACGCAACACCCAGGGTCTCCCTTACCCCAAAGGCTGACACCTAAGATTTATGGTTTTTCCCTTAAAAGGAGGAGATGCTAAACATGACGCTCCCAGAACCAAACAGAGCCTTTGGGAAGGCTCGGAGGCGACGGCAGGAGACGGCTTAGATGCAACGGGGCTGGCTCAGGCCAATGATGctgaaggaaaactgaagcCAGCTGTAGGAGAGGCAGAGGATCAGGTAGAGATGACCCACAGCGGCATCGGCAAAAGCAGACCATGGAGGTAATGGGGCGAGAATCGGGCAGgatgggggtttgggggtgacCCTGACCGCCTCGCTGCTGGCTGACCGTGGTTTGTTGTCTTTAACAGTGACGGGGAGGCGGTGGCTCCAGAGCCAAGCCAGGAGGGGAAGCATGTCCCACAGGTACGGCTGTGCCGGGCTCCGGGAACCTCAGTGAGCTCCCAGCCGCCACCGAAACACTCTGGTGCTGGGAAACCCCCTTCACGGCACAGCCAGAGCCTCTACGgcactgctttcttctgttgGCAAACCACCTTTGGTATTTACACcgaacagaggaaaaagtgccagagattggggtttttttaacaccgGGGTGATGCTGGCACCTTGTTATTCCAGGAAGGAAGAGACACCGGCAGCGGCGGAGGCGGCGAGTGGCCAGAGgcagcttccctgggagcagcgTCTCACCCAGAGTCACCCCAACAGGCAAATCCGGCGCTGGATGAGGCAGAAGAGGATCAGCCGGTGGCGACCGCGGAGGTGCACGGAAGCGCCGGCGAGGACCCAGCCGCCGATACCCAAACTCACCGCGGAACAGGGAATATCGGTGACAGGCCCGAGCACGACTCTGCCGCGGCAGCGCAGGAGGAGGGGGCGGCCAGCGGCGAGATCGCCCTCCCTGCGGATGCGCCGGGccggagcagcagcagcggcgtGCCGACCGAGGCGCCGGACCCTTGCCGTGAGGAGGGAGGTAACGGCGGCGAGCGCCGAGGCGACGCCGACCAAAGCCAGGAGCCGCCGTGCGCGTCTGTTGGAAACGCCGCAGAAAATGAACCCGGCACCGTGTCCGAGGGGGCGGCTGTGGGAGAGCGCCGGGAAGGCGCGAGCGGGGAGCGGCCGCGGGCACCCGGCACGACCGACGCGGTGAAGAGCGCGGCCGAATCCCTGCGGGAAATGCCAGGAGAGGCTGACGTGACAAATGATGATGCCTGTGGGGGAGACCCCCCAGATCTGGCCGCCGGTGCAGGGGAAGGCGAAGCTCTCGGGGCGGAGGACGCCACCACGGACGCGCCGAGGACAGACGTGCAGCCCCCGGCTCGCTCCGGCCGCCTCCTGTGTGATGGAGGGGTCGCGGGGAGTGCGCTCGCCGATCCGGCAACGCCGGGGCCGGCTCCCATGGGCGCGGCACAGCTCCCCGCCGCAGGCACCCGTTCGGCTGTCGGCGTGGACCCCTGGGACGAGGCCCCTCTGCCCGCGGAGCTGCTGGGCCTCCTGGAAGGCAAACCCCTCGTGCTCCCGCCACAGCCGGTAAATGCACCGCGGTCACCGAGTTACCGCAACacaaaccccccaaaccaaCTGAAATAACCTGAAatgggggaaaaaccccaactatTTCTGCGAGAGCGGCTCGGGCTCGGGCTCGATCGTCACACGAACCTTCTCCCCGCAGCCGCTCCCTGCCGCCGACCAGCGCGGCTCTGCGGAGCCTGGGCTCAAGCTGCCCGCCGCTGCGGGACGGAGCGGTGCCAAAGAGATGGGGAACGGCCCAGAGCAGCCACAGCCCAGGTACACGGACGGTGACAGACCCTCCTACCAGGGATGAAACCCTTATTTGGGGTAAAACTGCCCCTATTTGGTTAGTAAAACCATTCtcatttttcctgcttcccatGGCTACGCCTGCAGGGAGGACGCAACCAATGTTATCTGCGGCCTGATCCTGGAGCTCTCCAACCTCAAGTAAGAGCCCGCGAGCGCCGGGTGATCCCCTGGGATCAGGGCGGGGGGTCCCGGCCCTGCGGAGGGTGCTGAGGGGTGGCGAGCGCCGTGCTTGGAGCACCGGGTGATCCCCTGGGATTGGGGCGGGGGGTCCCAGCCCTGTGGAGGGTGCCAAAGGGTGGCAAGCGCCGTGCTGGGAGCACCGGGTGATCCCCTGGGATCGGGGCGGGGGGTCCCGGCCCTGCGGAGGGCGCCCAGGGGTGGTGAGCGCCATGCTGGGAGCGCCGCGCTGGTCAAACAGGCGGGTGCCGTCCCACAGCCGCCTGGCGATGAGCGCCCACCGCGGCCTGGAGGCGCTGAGGAGGCCGAAGCCGCGGCGGAGCCGGTGGCCGGGGCCAGGGCCGGTCCCGCTGCACGCCGGGAGGAGGTGGAAGGAGACGTAGAGCTGGTGGGAGCCGGAGCCGGCCCCCCGGCATGGCTAATTAACGTAACAGTAACTCTTTATTAACGTAAACCAATGTTTAAGAAGTTCACAGGGTGTAAATAAACACCTTCCGTTGTGTAACAGGCTAAATAACGTTTAAAGAACACACCAGCGGGGCGGGAGGTGCCGTGGGTGAGCCGTGAACGCCGGCTCGGCGACAGCCGGAGCACCGGTGCCCTTCCCACCACAGGACCATTGTGGAGAGCGGGTCAGGAGCCCGCCGGCCCCTGCCGGGATTgataaaaaccaacaaaccaacccaaaaccttGAACTGAACCCACCCGGGGGCGTCCCTGGCGCAGGGCGCCGGTAAAACCGCCCCTTCTCAGCGTCTTCGGTGGTGCCTTGACACGGCTTCGGCCGACGGCACCCGCCAAACCGCCGCCGGGGCGATGCCACTTGGCGGCACCAGCTGCGGAGAGGAACGGGGGAGACTGGTCTTGGTGGAAAGTGTCATCCCGACGCTTCATCCATggaggggagcggagccggggggtcccgggggcgACGCGGCAGCCGGAGTGGGTGAAGCGGTGCGAGCCCCTGGAGGAGAAGCCGGGAGAAAGGGTTGAGCGCCGGGGAGGGCACCGTCCCCTCCCACCCTGTGCCGGGTCCCGTCCCCGGCTAAATCAAGGCTCGGAGCGCGGCTTTGCCAAGGGAGCGGCAGAAAAAACACCCGCTTTCGGCCCGTTTTTGGGAGCTGCGAGACGGGCACGTTGTCCGAACGCGAGCCGGTACCTGTGAGCGCGTCCGTCAGCGTGGGGCTACTTCTCGCTGGCGCCGGCCGGGTGCAGGGCGGCGGCGTTGTGCGCCGCGCGGCTGTAGACGGAGGCGTAGCCGCGGCGGGTGAGGGGGCAGAAGCGCTTGGTGTGCGCCCGGTCCTGCGTGGCCCCGCACTGCGGGCAGACGTAGCTGCGCAGGACGGGGCACAGCACCCGGCCCCCCGCGTCGCGCAGGCTGTGCCCGCTGTACACCTGCTTCGCCTCCCCGTTGTGTTTGCAGAAGGCGCAGAGGGTTTTGCCggcgggcggtggcggcggcggcggcggcggtgtTGGCTCCGGCGCGGTGCTGGGCACCGGTTCGCCGGCGGCGTCGCGCTCCCGCGGCAGCGCAGCCAGCACGGCGGCCAGCCCCAGGTAGTCCCTCCACATGTCGAACGCAGGGCCGTGCTCCATCCTGCGCCGCTGCCCGCTGCCCTTTGGTGCGGGACGCGGCTGCACGTGCCGTCGCCTTCGCCGGAGCGGCCACCAAGGCCCAATCGCTGCCGCCCGGGgccagctccctcccccggaGCCGGCGCGTCTGCCCGCCGGGGCTCGGGTGTCTGTGCCgcttcccctctccccaaacCGTCCCTGGCGACCCCTTTTCGCCGCAGCCCCTCCCTGCCGTGCCGAACCCGCCCGGGTTGGGGATTTTGGCTCCGTGTGGACCCTCCGCTGGCGGCTTCCCCGTCTGGCACAGCCTGAACCGCCACCCCACGCAGCCAGAAAGGCGCTTATTTTGAGGGTAAAAGTGGGGTTTTAAATCCCGTAAACCCCATCAGAGTCTAAAACCTGAGTTGGGGTGGAGGGAGCGCCCAAATCCTGAACTAAACCTGGGATTAGCAAAACCCGGGGGGGAGGCTCAGCCTGGTCCTGCCCTGCCTCCGCCTTCTGGGTTTAAACTGCCCAGGATCGGGTAAATCACCCGCTAACGGGTGCGAAATCAGGGCAGACAAAGCCCGGCCAAGGACGCCCGGGGGCACTGGGCAGGGCCGGTCTCCGCCCTCCTCggttttaggggaaaaaaacagc encodes the following:
- the LOC142051405 gene encoding nanos homolog 3-like, giving the protein MEHGPAFDMWRDYLGLAAVLAALPRERDAAGEPVPSTAPEPTPPPPPPPPPAGKTLCAFCKHNGEAKQVYSGHSLRDAGGRVLCPVLRSYVCPQCGATQDRAHTKRFCPLTRRGYASVYSRAAHNAAALHPAGASEK
- the LOC142051404 gene encoding uncharacterized protein LOC142051404 produces the protein MGKRKNEQAPGGDAKHDAPRTKQSLWEGSEATAGDGLDATGLAQANDAEGKLKPAVGEAEDQVEMTHSGIGKSRPWSDGEAVAPEPSQEGKHVPQEGRDTGSGGGGEWPEAASLGAASHPESPQQANPALDEAEEDQPVATAEVHGSAGEDPAADTQTHRGTGNIGDRPEHDSAAAAQEEGAASGEIALPADAPGRSSSSGVPTEAPDPCREEGGNGGERRGDADQSQEPPCASVGNAAENEPGTVSEGAAVGERREGASGERPRAPGTTDAVKSAAESLREMPGEADVTNDDACGGDPPDLAAGAGEGEALGAEDATTDAPRTDVQPPARSGRLLCDGGVAGSALADPATPGPAPMGAAQLPAAGTRSAVGVDPWDEAPLPAELLGLLEGKPLVLPPQPPLPAADQRGSAEPGLKLPAAAGRSGAKEMGNGPEQPQPREDATNVICGLILELSNLNRLAMSAHRGLEALRRPKPRRSRWPGPGPVPLHAGRRWKET